One window of the Nocardia huaxiensis genome contains the following:
- a CDS encoding lipase family protein codes for MGKSRVRPLVVLTMSALMAMSGAGVAAADPYPSFPPDQNQLPQLPTEPQIYDLLPIPTPSEDPWYDDPADLESYAPGQIVRSREVQTRLLGIPFPVYTKQLLYRSNDVHDNPIVTATTVIVPGIPWQGSARPVVSFQEAIDSTSSSCNPSYTLQVGTMKESALAVYWLMQGFAINVPDFDGKFNTFNTYAEGKMVLDSLRAMKNDAGLGLTDSGIALYGYSGGGSGSIRAAELRATYAPDVRILGTSIGGTPGDLTAIARYAIQEQPGLAGTSNFTMWLGWAALAREYPDAFRPEDFLTAEGQTLVKDFQSRCYATIAMSGVYRPISDYFQPGKSLDSAPEVLKVLEDNSLGHHIPDTPILWWHGMWDELIPPSTVLPTVNSYWERGADLRFYTVPVPEHITNAVTGWIPAVAWISALLRGLGPGPTFKADYQVLPEGFPGR; via the coding sequence ATGGGCAAGTCTCGGGTGCGCCCGCTCGTCGTTCTGACGATGTCGGCGCTCATGGCGATGAGCGGAGCGGGGGTGGCCGCGGCCGATCCCTATCCCAGTTTCCCGCCGGATCAGAATCAGCTGCCGCAGCTGCCGACCGAGCCGCAGATCTACGACCTGCTGCCGATTCCGACGCCGTCCGAGGATCCCTGGTACGACGATCCGGCCGACCTGGAGTCGTACGCGCCGGGGCAGATCGTGCGTTCGCGCGAGGTGCAGACGCGACTGCTGGGGATTCCGTTCCCGGTGTACACCAAGCAGCTGCTGTACCGGTCGAACGATGTGCACGACAACCCCATCGTGACCGCCACGACCGTCATCGTGCCCGGCATTCCGTGGCAGGGCAGCGCCCGCCCGGTGGTGTCGTTCCAGGAGGCCATCGACTCCACCAGTTCGTCCTGCAATCCGTCGTACACGCTGCAGGTCGGCACCATGAAGGAGTCGGCGCTCGCCGTCTACTGGCTGATGCAGGGCTTCGCCATCAACGTCCCGGACTTCGACGGCAAGTTCAATACGTTCAACACCTACGCCGAGGGCAAGATGGTGCTGGACAGCCTGCGCGCCATGAAAAACGATGCGGGACTGGGCCTCACGGATTCCGGGATCGCCCTGTACGGGTACTCCGGCGGCGGTTCGGGTTCCATCCGCGCGGCCGAACTGCGCGCCACCTACGCCCCGGACGTGCGGATTCTCGGGACCTCCATCGGCGGCACCCCCGGTGACCTGACGGCCATCGCGCGCTACGCCATCCAGGAGCAGCCGGGTCTGGCCGGCACCTCCAACTTCACCATGTGGCTGGGCTGGGCGGCGCTGGCCCGCGAATACCCGGACGCCTTCCGCCCCGAGGACTTCCTGACCGCGGAAGGCCAGACGCTGGTGAAGGATTTCCAGAGCCGCTGCTACGCCACCATCGCCATGTCGGGCGTGTACCGCCCGATCAGCGACTACTTCCAGCCGGGCAAGTCGCTCGACAGCGCCCCCGAGGTGCTGAAGGTGCTCGAGGACAACAGCCTCGGCCACCACATCCCCGACACCCCGATCCTGTGGTGGCACGGCATGTGGGACGAGCTCATCCCGCCGTCGACGGTGCTGCCGACCGTGAACTCCTACTGGGAGCGCGGCGCGGACCTGCGCTTCTACACGGTGCCGGTGCCCGAGCACATCACCAATGCGGTGACCGGGTGGATTCCCGCGGTGGCCTGGATCAGCGCGCTGCTGCGCGGACTGGGTCCCGGCCCGACCTTCAAAGCC
- a CDS encoding phosphoribosylanthranilate isomerase → MFVKLCGLRTEQDVAVAVEAGADAVGFVFTTSPRQIPVEEVRQLLEGVPPHVLSVGVVHGISAAEAGELAEAAGVDALQLHGDYPRTAFAELSGLRLLRATSLTPETDIHTGAYGEEWLLLDSPVAGSGERWDLAALHIAPPTGQWLLAGGLSPDNVAEAIAAARPWGVDVSSGVESSRGVKDHGRMREFVAAARAQR, encoded by the coding sequence ATGTTCGTGAAGCTGTGCGGCCTGCGCACCGAGCAGGATGTGGCCGTCGCCGTCGAGGCGGGCGCCGACGCCGTGGGATTCGTATTCACCACCAGCCCACGGCAGATTCCCGTCGAAGAAGTCCGGCAGCTGCTCGAGGGCGTCCCGCCGCACGTGCTCTCGGTCGGCGTGGTCCACGGTATTTCCGCGGCCGAGGCCGGCGAACTCGCCGAGGCGGCGGGCGTGGACGCCCTCCAACTGCACGGCGACTACCCCCGCACGGCCTTCGCGGAACTGTCCGGCCTGCGCCTGCTCCGTGCCACCTCCCTCACCCCCGAAACGGACATCCACACCGGCGCCTACGGCGAGGAGTGGCTGCTCCTGGACTCCCCCGTCGCGGGCTCCGGCGAACGCTGGGACCTCGCGGCCCTGCACATCGCCCCACCGACCGGCCAATGGCTGCTCGCGGGCGGCCTGTCCCCCGACAATGTCGCCGAAGCCATCGCGGCCGCGCGCCCCTGGGGCGTCGACGTGTCCAGCGGCGTGGAATCCAGCCGCGGCGTGAAGGATCACGGCCGCATGCGCGAATTCGTCGCCGCAGCACGGGCGCAGCGGTGA
- a CDS encoding 2OG-Fe(II) oxygenase, protein MFADPPAAPIIKVENGIGDASGRICFLLRGVLDAAECARVIDTATAAGFGPTGAHYPPSYRDNDRLVRDDPALADALYARICTLLPQRIEADGVVWRLHGLNERFRYCRYRDGQRFGIHRDGAHARSATVVSRLTCMIYLNDETEFTGGTTRFHANGDPRSPVLGDIRPERGTIVVFDHALWHTGEPVTAGTKWVMRTDVLYERETAALDDLETGETGSTATEHILRGHDGYVWSVVALPGGALASASRDRTVRIWDRTPNGYAPHHVLRGHDSSVTALLALDDGIVVSGCRAGAIRAWQHGTPRTVGCHDGAVLSLKALPDNRILSGGADGHVRWWSLRGSPAAPGHEWAVGSWVWGLASIGDRVFAACEDGSLRWRNASGMEDAAWTPYALRALAVDTGGAVITGDAGGWLRRWEATASGWRDRVAWRAHIGAVCAVVVLPDGRVASGGEDGAVRVWRGVGRLAVHRHDDFVRGLAALPDGRVASASYDGTVRVWESSARPIRRGAFSLRKSSVFGTLPLLSP, encoded by the coding sequence ATGTTTGCAGATCCGCCGGCGGCTCCGATCATCAAGGTAGAGAACGGGATCGGCGACGCGAGCGGGCGCATCTGCTTTCTGCTGCGCGGGGTGCTGGACGCCGCCGAATGCGCGCGCGTCATCGACACCGCCACCGCCGCCGGATTCGGTCCCACCGGTGCGCACTACCCGCCGTCTTATCGGGACAACGACCGCCTGGTCCGCGACGACCCGGCCTTGGCGGACGCCCTCTACGCGCGGATCTGCACCCTGCTGCCACAGCGCATCGAAGCCGACGGCGTGGTCTGGCGACTACACGGCCTGAACGAGCGCTTCCGCTACTGCCGCTACCGCGACGGCCAGCGCTTCGGCATCCACCGTGACGGCGCGCACGCCCGCAGCGCCACCGTCGTCTCCCGCCTCACCTGCATGATCTACCTCAACGACGAGACGGAATTCACCGGCGGCACAACCCGATTCCACGCCAACGGCGACCCCCGCTCGCCCGTCCTGGGCGACATCCGCCCCGAACGCGGCACCATCGTGGTATTCGATCACGCCCTCTGGCACACCGGCGAACCGGTCACCGCGGGCACCAAGTGGGTGATGCGCACCGACGTCCTCTACGAGCGCGAAACCGCCGCCCTCGACGACCTGGAAACCGGTGAAACCGGCTCGACGGCAACCGAGCACATCCTGCGCGGCCACGACGGCTACGTCTGGAGCGTGGTGGCCCTACCCGGCGGCGCGCTGGCCTCCGCGTCTCGCGACCGCACCGTGCGAATCTGGGATCGCACCCCGAACGGCTATGCGCCACACCACGTTCTGCGCGGCCACGACAGCTCGGTCACCGCCCTGCTCGCCCTCGACGACGGCATCGTGGTGAGCGGCTGCCGTGCGGGCGCAATCCGCGCATGGCAGCACGGCACGCCCCGCACGGTCGGCTGTCACGACGGCGCTGTCCTGAGCCTGAAAGCGCTGCCGGACAACCGAATCCTCAGCGGCGGCGCAGACGGCCACGTTCGGTGGTGGTCCCTGCGAGGCTCGCCCGCCGCGCCCGGCCACGAATGGGCGGTGGGCAGTTGGGTGTGGGGGCTGGCCTCGATCGGTGACCGTGTTTTCGCGGCTTGTGAGGATGGCAGCCTGCGGTGGCGGAATGCCTCGGGGATGGAGGACGCGGCGTGGACGCCGTACGCGTTGCGGGCGCTTGCCGTCGATACGGGCGGTGCGGTGATCACCGGCGACGCCGGGGGCTGGTTGCGGCGGTGGGAGGCAACGGCTTCCGGGTGGCGGGATCGGGTGGCGTGGCGGGCGCACATCGGCGCGGTGTGCGCGGTTGTGGTGTTGCCGGATGGGCGGGTCGCCAGCGGTGGGGAGGACGGGGCGGTCCGGGTGTGGCGGGGTGTGGGTCGGTTGGCCGTGCATCGGCATGACGATTTCGTGCGCGGGCTGGCCGCGCTGCCGGACGGGCGGGTGGCCAGCGCGTCCTACGACGGGACCGTGCGGGTGTGGGAGAGCAGTGCCCGCCCTATCCGACGTGGGGCCTTTTCGCTGCGGAAATCCTCGGTGTTTGGCACACTGCCACTGCTCTCCCCGTGA